From Glycine max cultivar Williams 82 chromosome 11, Glycine_max_v4.0, whole genome shotgun sequence, the proteins below share one genomic window:
- the LOC100811957 gene encoding uncharacterized protein: MAPLSLPLNLKWTPSNVKATAPATTTGKVPEVPLPEKIRNSRILVLGGTGRVGGSTATALSNLCPDLQILVAGRNREKGEALTAKLGGNSEFACVDIDDVNSLETALKSVDLVVHAAGPFQQAERCSVLEAAINTKTAYLDVCDDTSYAWRAKSLMNMALDANVPAITTGGIYPGVSNVMAAELVRAASESEDKPERLRFYYYTAGTGGAGPTILATSFMLLGEEVVAYNKGEKIRMRPYSGMLNVDFGKGIGKRDVYLLNLPEVSSAHKILGVPSVSARFGTSPFFWNWGMEAMTKLLPSEFLRDRNKVQSLVQLFDPAVRAMDGISGERVSMRVDLECASGRNTVGIFSHRRLSVSVGIATAAFALAILEGSTQPGVWFPEETQGIPIEAREILLNRASQGTFNFIMNRSPWMVETNPKEFGLGIYL, encoded by the exons ATGGCGCCACTTTCATTGCCTCTGAATTTGAAATGGACGCCGTCGAATGTGAAGGCCACCGCTCCCGCCACCACCACCGGCAAGGTCCCCGAGGTGCCGCTGCCGGAGAAGATCCGCAACTCGAGAATCCTCGTCCTCGGCGGAACGGGTCGGGTTGGAGGCTCCACCGCCACTGCGCTCTCCAACTTATGTCCCGATCTTCAAATCCTCGTCGCCGGCCGAAACAG GGAGAAAGGTGAAGCTCTCACAGCAAAACTTGGCGGCAATTCAGAATTCGCTTGTGTCGACATCGACGACGTGAATTCGCTGGAAACGGCGTTGAAGA GTGTAGATCTCGTAGTTCATGCCGCTGGTCCCTTCCAACAAGCAGAAAGATGTAGCGTGCTAGAAGCTGCAATAAATACTAAG ACTGCGTATCTTGATGTTTGTGATGATACGAGCTATGCATGGCGTGCGAAATCCTTGATGAATATGGCGTTGGATGCAAATGTTCCGGCTATAACAACCGGAGGAATATACCCTGGAGTTAGCAATG TCATGGCAGCAGAGCTAGTCCGTGCTGCAAGTGAAAGTGAAGATAAGCCAGAGAGGCTAAG ATTCTACTACTACACAGCTGGAACTGGTGGTGCTGGCCCAACCATCTTAGCTACCAGCTTCATGCTGTTAGGAGAGGAAGTAGTTGCATATAACAAAG GAGAAAAGATCAGAATGAGGCCGTATAGTGGAATGCTCAACGTTGACTTTGGAAAAGGAATTGGCAAAAGAGATGTTTATCTATT GAATTTACCAGAGGTTAGCAGTGCTCATAAGATTCTAGGAGTGCCAAGTGTAAGTGCTCGATTTGGAACATCACCATTTTTCTGGAATTGGGGAATGGAAGCTATGACAAAACTTCTTCCTTCG GAATTTCTGAGAGACAGAAATAAAGTCCAAAGTTTGGTTCAGTTGTTTGATCCTGCTGTTCGAGCAATGGATGGGATTTCAGGAGAACGCGTATCAATGAGG GTTGATTTGGAGTGCGCAAGTGGACGCAATACTGTTGGTATATTCAGTCATAGGAGACTTTCAGT ATCTGTTGGAATTGCAACAGCTGCTTTTGCACTTGCAATTCTTGAAGGAAGCACGCAGCCCGGAGTTTGGTTTCCTGAAGAG ACTCaaggaattccaattgaagcaAGAGAAATTCTTCTCAATCGTGCTAGCCAGGGAACCTTTAACTTTATAATGAACAG GTCACCATGGATGGTTGAAACGAATCCAAAAGAGTTTGGGTTAGGAATATACTTATAA